One genomic region from Syngnathus typhle isolate RoL2023-S1 ecotype Sweden linkage group LG17, RoL_Styp_1.0, whole genome shotgun sequence encodes:
- the rps11 gene encoding 40S ribosomal protein S11 isoform X1, with product MADVQTERAYQKQPTIFQNKKRVLAADGAKESKEKLPRYHKSVGLGFKTPREAIDGTYIDKKCPFTGNVSIRGRILSGVVTKMKMQRTIVIRRDYLHYIRKYNRFEKRHKNLSVHLSPCFRDVSIGDIVTVGECRPLSKTVRFNVLKVTKAAGAKKQFQKF from the exons ATGGCGGACGTACAA ACCGAGAGGGCTTATCAGAAGCAGCCTACAATTTTCCAGAACAAAAAGCGTGTTCTGGCCGCCGATGGAGCCAAGGAGAGCAAAGAAAAGCTCCCCCGCTACCACAAAAGTGTCGGGCTGGGCTTCAAAACCCCAAGAGAG GCTATTGATGGCACTTACATAGACAAGAAATGCCCCTTTACTGGAAACGTCTCCATCCGTGGCCGTATCCTCTCTG GTGTGGTGACTAAGATGAAGATGCAGAGGACCATCGTCATCAGACGCGACTACCTGCATTACATCCGCAAGTACAACCGCTTTGAGAAGCGACACAAGAACCTGTCGGTGCATCTGTCGCCGTGCTTCAG GGATGTCTCGATCGGAGACATTGTTACGGTCGGGGAGTGCAGACCACTCAGCAAGACTGTTAGGTTCAACGTCCTCAAGGTGACAAAGGCGGCTGGCGCCAAGAAGCAATTCCAGAAGTTCTAA
- the ttyh3a gene encoding protein tweety homolog 3 isoform X1 has product MATVVGYTPPWWVNLLHRLPHFNFNFEQTSSDFQPWNPKYQESILLLGGVALACLTLDLLFLLFYSIWLCCRRTKNRDQPPADCCCTTWCVVIATLVCSAGIAVGFYGNGETCDGVNRLTYSLRHANHTIAGMHTLVFDSTSSLNRLVSENLKMLGGQYSEDENVLYTIQTMQGQMDELVRQMATIPFDSFSLEALAVKIELFDWYRWVGYLCLLLLDVLICLLVLLGLIRNSKETLFGVCLLAVVALVVSWSSLALDLAVSVSSSDLCVAPDAFITQVASEHGLANKEILNYYLSCSLELRNPFQQKLSASHKALVEMQNNMQRLLKSASAESLATLTQIREQLKNGEIHLHQLTALVDCRSLHLDYVQAATGVCYDGLEGFIYLMLFSFVTALMFTTILCSLPHAWSKMRRADEDGDSLGRGGRHNQDNLYRVHMPSLYSCGSSYGSETSIPATAHTVSNAPLTEYMAQNANFPNSRAENTPLIVQESPPPSYTSSMRAKYLANRRPDPNIPASI; this is encoded by the exons ATGGCAACTGTGGTTGGTTACACACCACCGTGGTGGGTCAATCTGCTGCACCGACTGCCACATTTCAACTTCAATTTTGAGCAAACCAGCAGCGACTTCCAGCCGTGGAATCCGAAGTATCAAGAG TCTATCCTGTTACTGGGAGGTGTGGCGCTGGCCTGTCTGACTTTGGACTTGCTGTTCCTGCTCTTCTACTCCATTTGGCTGTGCTGCCGGCGTACCAAAAACCGGGACCAACCCCCGGCCGACTGCTGCTGCACCACCTGGTGCGTCGTCATCGCCACACTCGTGTGCAG CGCGGGCATTGCCGTAGGTTTCTATGGCAACGGCGAGACTTGCGACGGAGTGAATCGTCTGACTTATTCCCTGCGCCATGCAAATCACACAATCGCTGGAATGCACACGCTG GTGTTCGACAGCACGTCCTCACTGAACAGGCTAGTAAGTGAAAACCTGAAGATGCTCGGGGGCCAGTACTCGGAGGACGAGAACGTGTTGTACACCATCCAAACAATGCAAGGCCAGATGGACGAGCTGGTCAGACAGATGGCGACCATCCCCTTCGACAGTTTCTCTCTGGAGGCGCTGGCGGTTAAGATTGAGCTGTTTGACTGGTACAG GTGGGTGGGCTATCTCTGTCTGCTGCTATTGGATGTCCTCATTTGTCTTCTGGTGCTGTTGGGCCTCATTCGCAACTCCAAGGAAACGCTCTTTGG GGTGTGCTTATTGGCGGTTGTGGCTCTGGTGGTCAGCTGGTCCTCACTGGCGCTAGACTTAGCTGTCTCTGTGTCCTCCAGCGACTTGTGCGTGGCTCCAGACGCATTCATCACCCAAGTGGCCAGCGAGCATGGACTCGCCAATAAAG AAATCCTCAACTACTACCTTAGTTGCAGTTTGGAGCTACGCAACCCTTTCCAGCAG AAACTGTCCGCCAGCCACAAAGCGCTCGTTGAAATGCAAAACAACATGCAGCGCCTTCTGAAATCGGCCTCCGCGGAATCTCTG gCAACTTTAACGCAGATCCGGGAGCAACTGAAGAATGGAGAGATTCACCTTCATCAGCTTACCGCCTTGGTGGACTGCCGCAGCCTACACTTG GACTACGTGCAGGCCGCGACGGGCGTGTGCTACGACGGACTGGAGGGCTTCATCTACCTGATGCTCTTCTCCTTTGTGACGGCCCTTATGTTCACCACCATCCTTTGCAGCCTGCCTCACGCCTGGTCCAAGATGCG CAGGGCGGATGAGGACGGCGACTCATTGGGCCGGGGCGGCAGGCACAACCAGGACAACCTGTACCGCGTTCATATGCCCAGCCTTTACAGCTGCGGCAGCAGCTACGGCAGCGAGACGTCCATCCCCGCCACCGCACACACCGTTAGCAACGCGCCTTTGACAGAGTACAT GGCTCAGAACGCCAACTTTCCCAACTCCCGTGCGGAAAACACCCCCTTGATTGTACAAGAGTCTCCCCCCCCCTCG TACACCTCCAGCATGCGGGCAAAGTACCTCGCTAACAGGCGGCCAGATCCCAACATCCCCGCATCAATATAG
- the cdip1 gene encoding cell death-inducing p53-target protein 1 has translation MSSDPPPPYPGGPSAPLIEEKNGQAAPIRAGPPQGPLLPPEYGPPPYEGPHPGFLPPHVPGDGPMPMPMHMPSPSQGGMYPPLPGHFPHPMPGHMGPGGPVPFMHMGSHTATTVMAPPGSATTVTVLQGEMFQTSPVQTVCPHCQQAIVTRISHDVGLMNTLFCLFCFFVGCDLGCCLIPCLIDDLKDVTHTCPSCKGYIYTYKRIC, from the exons ATGTCTAGTGATCCTCCTCCGCCCTACCCTGGAGGTCCGAGTGCTCCCCTCATTGAGGAGAAGAATGGACAAGCGG CTCCTATAAGAGCAGGGCCACCGCAGGGTCCACTTCTACCTCCAGAGTACGGGCCACCCCCGTATGAAGGTCCGCACCCGGGCTTCCTTCCGCCACACGTCCCGGGAGATGGACCCATGCCCATGCCAATGCATATGCCCTCGCCATCCCAAG GTGGTATGTACCCGCCGCTCCCCGGCCACTTCCCGCATCCCATGCCAGGCCACATGGGCCCCGGTGGCCCCGTTCCCTTCATGCACATGGGGAGCCACACAGCGACCACCGTCATGGCCCCGCCAGGAAGCGCCACCACGGTGACTGTGCTGCAGGGCGAGATGTTCCAGACATCGCCGGTGCAGACGGTGTGCCCGCACTGCCAGCAGGCCATCGTCACGCGCATCTCCCACGACGTGGGCCTCATGAACACCCTCTTTTGTCTCTTCTGCTTCTTTGTGGG GTGCGATCTGGGCTGCTGCTTGATTCCCTGTCTGATCGACGACCTGAAGGATGTGACGCACACCTGCCCTTCCTGCAAAGGTTACATCTACACGTACAAACGTATATGCTAA
- the ttyh3a gene encoding protein tweety homolog 3 isoform X2: MATVVGYTPPWWVNLLHRLPHFNFNFEQTSSDFQPWNPKYQESILLLGGVALACLTLDLLFLLFYSIWLCCRRTKNRDQPPADCCCTTWCVVIATLVCSAGIAVGFYGNGETCDGVNRLTYSLRHANHTIAGMHTLVFDSTSSLNRLVSENLKMLGGQYSEDENVLYTIQTMQGQMDELVRQMATIPFDSFSLEALAVKIELFDWYRWVGYLCLLLLDVLICLLVLLGLIRNSKETLFGVCLLAVVALVVSWSSLALDLAVSVSSSDLCVAPDAFITQVASEHGLANKEILNYYLSCSLELRNPFQQKLSASHKALVEMQNNMQRLLKSASAESLATLTQIREQLKNGEIHLHQLTALVDCRSLHLDYVQAATGVCYDGLEGFIYLMLFSFVTALMFTTILCSLPHAWSKMRADEDGDSLGRGGRHNQDNLYRVHMPSLYSCGSSYGSETSIPATAHTVSNAPLTEYMAQNANFPNSRAENTPLIVQESPPPSYTSSMRAKYLANRRPDPNIPASI, encoded by the exons ATGGCAACTGTGGTTGGTTACACACCACCGTGGTGGGTCAATCTGCTGCACCGACTGCCACATTTCAACTTCAATTTTGAGCAAACCAGCAGCGACTTCCAGCCGTGGAATCCGAAGTATCAAGAG TCTATCCTGTTACTGGGAGGTGTGGCGCTGGCCTGTCTGACTTTGGACTTGCTGTTCCTGCTCTTCTACTCCATTTGGCTGTGCTGCCGGCGTACCAAAAACCGGGACCAACCCCCGGCCGACTGCTGCTGCACCACCTGGTGCGTCGTCATCGCCACACTCGTGTGCAG CGCGGGCATTGCCGTAGGTTTCTATGGCAACGGCGAGACTTGCGACGGAGTGAATCGTCTGACTTATTCCCTGCGCCATGCAAATCACACAATCGCTGGAATGCACACGCTG GTGTTCGACAGCACGTCCTCACTGAACAGGCTAGTAAGTGAAAACCTGAAGATGCTCGGGGGCCAGTACTCGGAGGACGAGAACGTGTTGTACACCATCCAAACAATGCAAGGCCAGATGGACGAGCTGGTCAGACAGATGGCGACCATCCCCTTCGACAGTTTCTCTCTGGAGGCGCTGGCGGTTAAGATTGAGCTGTTTGACTGGTACAG GTGGGTGGGCTATCTCTGTCTGCTGCTATTGGATGTCCTCATTTGTCTTCTGGTGCTGTTGGGCCTCATTCGCAACTCCAAGGAAACGCTCTTTGG GGTGTGCTTATTGGCGGTTGTGGCTCTGGTGGTCAGCTGGTCCTCACTGGCGCTAGACTTAGCTGTCTCTGTGTCCTCCAGCGACTTGTGCGTGGCTCCAGACGCATTCATCACCCAAGTGGCCAGCGAGCATGGACTCGCCAATAAAG AAATCCTCAACTACTACCTTAGTTGCAGTTTGGAGCTACGCAACCCTTTCCAGCAG AAACTGTCCGCCAGCCACAAAGCGCTCGTTGAAATGCAAAACAACATGCAGCGCCTTCTGAAATCGGCCTCCGCGGAATCTCTG gCAACTTTAACGCAGATCCGGGAGCAACTGAAGAATGGAGAGATTCACCTTCATCAGCTTACCGCCTTGGTGGACTGCCGCAGCCTACACTTG GACTACGTGCAGGCCGCGACGGGCGTGTGCTACGACGGACTGGAGGGCTTCATCTACCTGATGCTCTTCTCCTTTGTGACGGCCCTTATGTTCACCACCATCCTTTGCAGCCTGCCTCACGCCTGGTCCAAGATGCG GGCGGATGAGGACGGCGACTCATTGGGCCGGGGCGGCAGGCACAACCAGGACAACCTGTACCGCGTTCATATGCCCAGCCTTTACAGCTGCGGCAGCAGCTACGGCAGCGAGACGTCCATCCCCGCCACCGCACACACCGTTAGCAACGCGCCTTTGACAGAGTACAT GGCTCAGAACGCCAACTTTCCCAACTCCCGTGCGGAAAACACCCCCTTGATTGTACAAGAGTCTCCCCCCCCCTCG TACACCTCCAGCATGCGGGCAAAGTACCTCGCTAACAGGCGGCCAGATCCCAACATCCCCGCATCAATATAG
- the polr3k gene encoding DNA-directed RNA polymerase III subunit RPC10: protein MLLFCPTCGNVLIVEEGQKCLRFACNTCPYVHNVTRKVNNRNYPKLKEVDDVLGGAAAWENVDSTAETCPKCGHARAYFMQIQTRSADEPMTTFYKCCHIQCGHRWRD from the exons ATGCTTCTTTTTTGTCCCACCTGTGGAAATGTTTTGATCGTCGAAGAGGGCCAGAAGTGCCTGAGATTTGCATGTAACACTTGTCCCTACGTACACAACGTCACGAGAAAG GTGAACAACAGAAACTATCCCAAGTTAAAGGAGGTGGATGACGTTCTGGGTGGAGCTGCTGCTTGGGAAAACGTGGATTCCACTGCTG AAACCTGTCCAAAGTGTGGGCATGCTCGAGCATATTTCATGCAGATTCAGACCAGATCCGCAGATGAACCCATGACCACTTTCTACAAATGCTGCCATATCCAATGCGGACATAGATGGAGAGATTAA
- the rps11 gene encoding 40S ribosomal protein S11 isoform X2 — protein sequence MADVQTERAYQKQPTIFQNKKRVLAADGAKESKEKLPRYHKSVGLGFKTPREAIDGTYIDKKCPFTGNVSIRGRILSGVVTKMKMQRTIVIRRDYLHYIRKYNRFEKRHKNLSVHLSPCFRYLHLGCLDRRHCYGRGVQTTQQDC from the exons ATGGCGGACGTACAA ACCGAGAGGGCTTATCAGAAGCAGCCTACAATTTTCCAGAACAAAAAGCGTGTTCTGGCCGCCGATGGAGCCAAGGAGAGCAAAGAAAAGCTCCCCCGCTACCACAAAAGTGTCGGGCTGGGCTTCAAAACCCCAAGAGAG GCTATTGATGGCACTTACATAGACAAGAAATGCCCCTTTACTGGAAACGTCTCCATCCGTGGCCGTATCCTCTCTG GTGTGGTGACTAAGATGAAGATGCAGAGGACCATCGTCATCAGACGCGACTACCTGCATTACATCCGCAAGTACAACCGCTTTGAGAAGCGACACAAGAACCTGTCGGTGCATCTGTCGCCGTGCTTCAGGTACCTTCATCTG GGATGTCTCGATCGGAGACATTGTTACGGTCGGGGAGTGCAGACCACTCAGCAAGACTGTTAG